From the Cryptomeria japonica chromosome 2, Sugi_1.0, whole genome shotgun sequence genome, one window contains:
- the LOC131859599 gene encoding MFS-type transporter clz9-like, with amino-acid sequence MLGKSWWAGFKARHPTLTLQIAEGLDKDRALTLRPIIVVSFYETLSKAYTANPYGPFQIQNYDEIRVMASKNGAMRVLPRRGSHNVSYIISKSWEWITILCCMNTSGKSIPGFYLFKGKKHLQNYITKCELSACIATQKDAWMIKELFLNWLHHFVRSIPGVVSPTNRNLLIFDSHDNHVAMTTIQEARMLGIDFLTLSAHTSHKLQPLDVSVFSPLKTYFKTERSTWLERFPNVEIRREELAEIGSKSLKKALLACLA; translated from the coding sequence ATGCTTGGGAAGTCATGGTGGGCTGGTTTTAAAGCTCGACATCCAACACTCACCTTGCAGATAGCTGAAGGCCTTGACAAAGACAGGGCACTCACTCTGAGACCTATCATTGTTGTTTCTTTCTACGAGACATTATCAAAGGCCTATACAGCAAATCCATATGGTCCTTTCCAGATTCAAAACTATGATGAAATCAGGGTTATGGCAAGCAAGAATGGTGCTATGAGGGTGCTCCCTAGGAGAGGAAGTCACAATGTCTCATACATAATCTCAAAGAGCTGGGAATGGATTACGATTTTGTGTTGCATGAACACTTCTGGGAAAAGCATCCCAGGCTTCTACTTGTTCAAAGGGAAGAAGCACCTACAGAATTACATCACCAAATGTGAGCTGAGTGCTTGCATAGCAACACAAAAAGACGCATGGATGATAAAGGAACTATTCCTTAATTGGTTGCACCACTTTGTGCGATCTATTCCAGGGGTTGTATCACCCACCAATAGGAACTTGCTTATATTTGACAGCCATGACAACCATGTTGCAATGACAACCATCCAAGAGGCAAGGATGTTGGGTATAGACTTTCTCACATTGTCGGCTCACACCTCTCACAAACTACAGCCACTAGATGTGAGTGTCTTCTCTCCACTCAAAACATACTTCAAAACAGAAAGATCAACGTGGTTGGAAAGGTTTCCAAATGTGGAGATCAGGAGGGAAGAACTGGCAGAAATAGGAAGCAAGTCTTTGAAGAAGgcattgttggcatgtttggcataa